A window of Ranitomeya variabilis isolate aRanVar5 chromosome 2, aRanVar5.hap1, whole genome shotgun sequence contains these coding sequences:
- the LOC143810194 gene encoding embryonic protein UVS.2-like, which yields MHVLGFYHEHTRKDRDQYIDILWQNISPIDYSNFKTDDDGNLMNLPYAYNSVLHYASTDYSNVPGQPSMVAKLDRNMPLGQSIAMNNFDVAKVNTVYNCNICRRKFVELSGTFYFKFTSPNQGGSNCLYLFQNSQKVQLQLDNINISPSPNCNTAYIKIYDGFDKSSPVLIDKTCGKVVLPPLVSSGFFLLMEIVTNQPSAQNTFSGSYQSVMYGGTFVTTSTPVTSPLFPNMYPPSLNIVYSIIAPVGYKVTLKFSFFAILFSPTCSTEYLIIRDGPLMTSPILNTFCGRILPPPVTSTGNIMLLQMQTGAITSFNGFIADISFV from the exons ATGCACGTACTTGGCTTCTACCATGAACACACCAGGAAAGACAGAGACCAATACATTGATATCTTATGGCAAAATATCTCTCCAA TTGATTACAGCAATTTTAAAACTGACGATGACGGAAACCTCATGAACCTACCGTACGCCTACAACTCTGTCTTGCATTATGCCTC GACAGATTACAGCAACGTTCCTGGACAGCCATCGATGGTTGCTAAATTAGACCGTAACATGCCTCTGGGCCAGTCTATAGCAATGAATAATTTTGATGTAGCAAAAGTTAATACCGTCTATAATTGCA ATATCTGTAGAAGAAAGTTTGTGGAGTTGTCAGGAACTTTTTACTTTAAATTCACCTCACCAAACCAAGGAGGATCCAACTGCCTTTATCTGTTCCAAAATTCCCAAAAG GTTCAACTGCAGCTTGATAACATCAATATTTCACCATCTCCAAACTGTAATACCGCCTACATTAAAATCTATGATGGATTTGATAAGTCATCACCTGTTCTGATTGACAAGACATGTGGAAAAGTAGTACTCCCACCTCTGGTTTCCTCTGGATTTTTCTTGCTGATGGAAATTGTTACTAACCAGCCATCAGCTCAGAATACATTTAGCGGTTCTTATCAGTCAG TGATGTACGGAGGAACCTTTGTGACAACAAGTACACCGGTGACATCTCCATTGTTTCCTAATATGTATCCCCCCAGTCTGAACATTGTCTACAGTATCATAGCCCCTGTAGGATACAAG GTGACTCTAAAATTCAGTTTCTTCGCAATATTATTTTCACCAACGTGCTCCACAGAGTATTTGATAATTAGAGATGGACCTTTAATGACATCCCCAATCTTGAACACATTCTGTGGAAGAATTTTGCCTCCTCCGGTCACATCTACTGGAAACATAATGCTTCTACAGATGCAAACTGGAGCCATTACTAGTTTTAATGGATTTATTGCTGACATAAGTTTTG TGTAA